One segment of Panulirus ornatus isolate Po-2019 chromosome 33, ASM3632096v1, whole genome shotgun sequence DNA contains the following:
- the LOC139759582 gene encoding heme-binding protein 2-like: MKVVVVVCSLLLAQLATAQYEEEPDELAPYESIRTGDGYEVRMYPQTKWVCHHYDQANFSPRKQKKSFFALFRYITGSNEQDLEIPMTAPVTMLLKKESSGMKRFQMCFYLPEAHQVSPPLPTNAEVYIEDRPSMTVFTRTFGGFARRKSVWENEAKQLQNVLLKAGEANVDFSSFYSAGYNSPMKFENRRNEVWFMMKDGR, encoded by the exons ATGAAGGTGGTCGTTGTCGTTTGCTCACTTCTGCTAGCGCAGCTTGCCACTGCGCAG TACGAGGAAGAACCGGACGAGTTAGCTCCCTATGAATCCATCAGAACTGGTGAT GGGTATGAGGTGAGGATGTACCCACAAACAAAGTGGGTTTGTCACCACTACGACCAAGCCAATTTTAgtcccaggaaacagaagaagtcctTCTTCGCTCTCTTCAGGTACATCACCGGCAGCAACGAGCAAG ATCTTGAGATCCCCATGACGGCCccagtgactatgttgttgaagaAGGAATCCTCCGGCATGAAACGTTTCCAGATGTGCTTCTATCTGCCGGAGGCCCATCAGGTTTCACCCCCGTTACCCACCAACGCTGAAGTCTACATAGAAGATCGGCCTTCCATGACCGTCTTCACCAG AACCTTCGGAGGGTTTGCCAGGCGTAAAAGCGTCTGGGAGAACGAGGCGAAGCAACTTCAGAACGTCCTTTTGAAAGCTGGCGAAGCCAACGTCGACTTCTCCTCCTTCTACAG tgCCGGGTACAATTCCCCGATGAAGTTCGAAAACCGACGTAATGAGGTGTGGTTCATGATGAAAGACGGACGTTAA